In one Azospirillum sp. TSH100 genomic region, the following are encoded:
- a CDS encoding 4'-phosphopantetheinyl transferase superfamily protein — protein sequence MHDGTIEMPDPGLAGDYVLAPGIIRVWFADLTRLSAHKAAMRALLSADERERADRFLMERLTDRFILRRGLLRLLLGRCTGRDPAGLVFDYGTHGKPALPGGPAFNLSDSEDSLAIAVAAEGRIGVDIEGLRPIESADGIADRFFHATERAALQALEPEQRDEGFLLAWTRKEAFIKAAGVGLSMPLDRFAVEVTPGAPPALLEIGEDLRGDVGVTADWSLFDCRVLPGAIAAIAAHGTGWTVETRVVGAGFVE from the coding sequence ATGCATGACGGGACCATCGAAATGCCGGATCCTGGGCTTGCCGGCGACTATGTCCTGGCGCCGGGAATCATCCGCGTCTGGTTCGCCGATCTCACCCGGCTGTCCGCGCACAAGGCGGCGATGCGGGCCCTGCTGTCCGCCGACGAGCGGGAGCGTGCCGACCGCTTCCTGATGGAGCGGCTGACCGACCGCTTCATCCTTCGCCGCGGGCTGCTGCGCCTGCTGTTGGGGCGCTGCACCGGCCGCGACCCGGCGGGGCTGGTCTTCGATTACGGCACGCACGGCAAGCCGGCGCTGCCCGGCGGCCCGGCCTTCAACCTCAGCGACAGCGAGGACAGCCTCGCCATCGCCGTGGCGGCGGAGGGGCGGATCGGCGTCGACATCGAAGGGCTGCGCCCGATCGAGAGCGCCGACGGCATTGCCGACCGCTTCTTCCACGCCACCGAGCGCGCTGCTTTGCAGGCGCTGGAACCGGAACAGCGGGACGAGGGCTTCCTGCTGGCCTGGACGCGGAAGGAGGCCTTCATCAAGGCGGCCGGCGTCGGGCTGTCGATGCCGCTCGACCGGTTCGCGGTGGAGGTGACGCCGGGCGCACCACCGGCCCTGCTGGAGATCGGCGAGGATTTGCGCGGCGATGTCGGCGTGACGGCGGACTGGAGCCTGTTCGACTGCCGGGTGCTGCCCGGCGCCATCGCCGCCATCGCGGCGCATGGCACCGGCTGGACGGTGGAGACGCGGGTGGTGGGTGCGGGGTTCGTGGAGTAG
- a CDS encoding phosphoribosylaminoimidazolesuccinocarboxamide synthase, which produces MVDTALLAPHLTNVLRDAFIPELPNHYRGKVRENYDLPDGRRILITTDRLSAFDRALTAIPFKGQVLTQTARFWFEATKDICANHVLEYPDPNVVVAKRLTIMPVEVVVRDYMAGTTGTSIWSMYKQGRREMYGHIFPDGLRQNQKLGTPIITPTTKAFDAGHDEELTATEIVERNLLTRAQWDEVSDKALALFARGQKIAAERGLILVDTKYEFGFDEDGNILLADEIHTPDSSRYWFAASYQERFEAGEKPESFDKDFVRNWVVARCDPYTQDIPEIPGDVVLEAARVYIEAGETITGQPFEVPATAVPVLDRIRANLAPYFTK; this is translated from the coding sequence ATGGTTGACACCGCCCTGCTCGCCCCGCACCTGACCAACGTTCTTCGCGACGCCTTCATCCCGGAGCTGCCCAATCATTACCGCGGCAAGGTGCGTGAAAACTACGACCTTCCGGATGGTCGGCGGATCCTGATCACAACCGACCGTCTGTCGGCCTTTGACCGCGCCCTGACCGCCATCCCCTTCAAGGGGCAGGTGCTGACCCAGACCGCCCGCTTCTGGTTCGAGGCGACGAAGGACATCTGCGCGAACCACGTGCTGGAATATCCGGATCCCAACGTGGTGGTGGCGAAGCGGCTGACCATCATGCCGGTCGAGGTCGTGGTCCGCGATTATATGGCAGGCACCACCGGCACCTCGATCTGGTCGATGTACAAGCAGGGCCGGCGCGAGATGTACGGCCACATCTTCCCGGACGGGCTGCGCCAGAACCAGAAGCTCGGCACCCCGATCATCACGCCGACCACCAAGGCCTTCGATGCCGGCCACGACGAGGAACTGACCGCGACCGAGATCGTCGAGCGCAACCTGCTGACCCGCGCCCAGTGGGACGAGGTGTCGGACAAGGCGCTGGCCCTGTTCGCCCGCGGCCAGAAGATTGCGGCGGAGCGCGGCCTGATCCTGGTCGACACCAAGTACGAGTTCGGCTTCGACGAGGACGGCAACATCCTGCTGGCGGACGAGATCCACACCCCGGACAGCTCGCGCTACTGGTTCGCCGCCAGCTATCAGGAGCGGTTCGAGGCCGGCGAGAAGCCGGAAAGCTTCGACAAGGACTTCGTCCGCAACTGGGTGGTCGCCCGCTGCGATCCCTACACCCAGGACATTCCGGAGATCCCCGGCGACGTCGTTCTGGAAGCCGCCCGCGTCTATATCGAAGCCGGCGAGACCATCACCGGCCAGCCGTTCGAGGTGCCGGCGACCGCCGTCCCGGTGCTGGACCGCATCCGCGCCAATCTGGCGCCCTACTTCACCAAGTAA
- a CDS encoding D-2-hydroxyacid dehydrogenase family protein, producing MRVAILDDYQGVARDLADWSQLPAGSSLTVFEQPLGDEQAVAAALEPFDVLVIMRERTPFPASLIDRLPNLKLLVTTGARNNAIDLKACAARGIPVSGTRMVGAPTAELTWGLILALAKRIPTEERALREGRWQTGLTGDLGGKRLGLVGLGKLGSKVARVGQAFGMDVVAWSPNLTDERAAEAGVTRVEKRELFATSDVVSVHLVLSDRTRGVVGAEEIGAMKPTALFVNTSRAGLVDEAALVQALRHGHIGGAGIDVFPIEPLPKDSLWLDLPNTVLTPHLGYVTRENYAVFYRDALEDILAWTAGSPVRLLSPA from the coding sequence ATGCGTGTCGCCATTCTCGACGACTACCAGGGGGTCGCCCGCGACCTCGCCGACTGGTCGCAGCTTCCGGCGGGAAGCAGCCTGACGGTCTTCGAGCAACCGCTCGGGGACGAGCAGGCGGTGGCGGCGGCGCTGGAGCCCTTCGACGTGCTGGTCATCATGCGGGAACGCACACCGTTCCCCGCCTCCCTGATCGACCGGCTGCCGAACCTTAAGCTGCTGGTCACCACCGGCGCCCGCAACAACGCCATCGACCTGAAGGCCTGTGCCGCCCGCGGCATCCCGGTCAGCGGCACCCGCATGGTCGGCGCCCCCACGGCCGAATTGACCTGGGGCCTGATCCTGGCGCTGGCCAAGCGCATCCCGACCGAGGAGCGGGCCCTGCGCGAGGGCCGCTGGCAGACCGGCCTGACCGGCGATCTCGGCGGCAAGAGGCTGGGTCTGGTCGGCCTGGGCAAGCTCGGCAGCAAGGTCGCCAGGGTCGGTCAGGCCTTCGGGATGGATGTGGTGGCCTGGAGCCCCAATCTGACCGACGAACGCGCCGCGGAAGCGGGCGTGACCCGCGTGGAGAAGCGCGAGCTGTTCGCGACCTCCGACGTGGTCAGCGTCCATCTGGTGCTGAGCGACCGCACCCGCGGCGTCGTGGGCGCGGAGGAGATCGGCGCCATGAAGCCGACCGCGCTCTTCGTCAACACCTCGCGCGCCGGGCTGGTGGACGAGGCGGCGCTGGTCCAAGCGCTGCGCCACGGCCATATCGGCGGCGCCGGCATCGACGTCTTCCCGATCGAGCCTCTGCCGAAAGACAGCCTCTGGCTCGACCTTCCCAACACCGTGCTGACGCCCCATCTGGGCTATGTGACGCGGGAGAATTACGCGGTGTTCTACCGCGACGCCCTGGAGGACATCCTGGCCTGGACGGCCGGCTCACCGGTGCGGCTGCTCTCTCCCGCCTGA
- a CDS encoding phosphatase PAP2 family protein — protein sequence MLVGLSVIAGLLFGFVELAGEVMEGETTAFDKRILLALRDPLNPDQPGGPWWLARVARDITSLGSTTILALLTVATLGFLLLLHKRAAALLVLVSVGGGGTLSTVLKMLFDRARPDLVPHGDEVISASFPSGHAMQSAVVYLTLGALLTQFVEGRRTKAYLLTWAMLLTLVIGSSRVYLGVHWPTDVLAGWSVGAAWAAFCWMIAEWLQRRGAVEQDRPEASAGR from the coding sequence ATGCTGGTCGGCCTTTCGGTCATCGCCGGCCTGCTGTTCGGCTTCGTCGAACTGGCCGGCGAGGTGATGGAGGGTGAGACCACCGCCTTCGACAAGCGCATCCTGCTGGCGCTGCGCGACCCGCTGAACCCCGACCAGCCCGGCGGCCCCTGGTGGCTGGCCCGGGTGGCGCGCGACATCACCTCGCTCGGCAGCACCACCATCCTCGCCCTGCTGACCGTCGCCACGCTGGGCTTCCTGCTGCTTCTGCACAAGCGGGCGGCCGCCCTGCTGGTTCTGGTGTCGGTCGGCGGCGGCGGGACGCTCAGCACGGTGCTGAAGATGCTGTTCGACCGCGCCCGCCCCGATCTGGTGCCCCATGGCGACGAGGTGATCTCCGCCAGCTTTCCCAGCGGCCACGCCATGCAGTCGGCGGTGGTCTACCTGACGCTGGGCGCCCTGCTGACCCAGTTCGTCGAGGGCCGGCGGACCAAGGCCTATCTGCTGACCTGGGCGATGCTGCTGACGCTGGTGATCGGGTCGAGCCGCGTCTATCTCGGCGTCCACTGGCCGACCGACGTGCTGGCGGGCTGGAGCGTCGGCGCCGCCTGGGCGGCCTTCTGCTGGATGATCGCCGAGTGGCTGCAACGCCGCGGCGCCGTGGAGCAGGACCGGCCGGAAGCGAGCGCCGGGCGTTGA
- a CDS encoding PepSY domain-containing protein: protein MHLLHGNLLIRDRSGRELVGWLGVAMLVLGVSGLVLWWPRPGRWKAAFTVKAGARGLRLHRDLHGAVGIWSLPVFLIVSFSGVYLAFPQTLGAGVSSVLPARDLRAAVTVQPVKGAAPIDVDRAVALAREAIPRADLRSVSLPIRPDQAYRIGLAPVGRAHGAPAATVFVDPWTAQVAEVRDPAGYSAGETVMAWQRPLHAGEGLGPLWKWAVFLSGISPPLFAVTGTLMWWLKRKARRGKDAERAAALAAG from the coding sequence GTGCACCTGCTGCACGGCAATCTGCTGATCCGCGACCGCAGCGGCCGCGAACTGGTCGGCTGGCTTGGCGTGGCGATGCTGGTGCTGGGCGTCAGCGGCCTTGTCCTGTGGTGGCCCCGGCCGGGCCGCTGGAAGGCCGCCTTCACCGTCAAGGCCGGCGCCCGTGGCCTTCGCCTGCACCGCGATCTGCATGGCGCGGTCGGCATCTGGTCGCTGCCGGTCTTCCTGATCGTCAGCTTTTCCGGCGTCTATCTCGCCTTTCCGCAGACGCTGGGGGCGGGGGTGTCGTCGGTCCTGCCGGCCCGCGACCTGCGCGCCGCCGTGACGGTGCAGCCGGTGAAGGGAGCGGCCCCCATCGACGTCGACCGCGCGGTCGCTTTGGCGCGCGAGGCGATTCCGAGGGCTGATCTGCGCTCCGTCTCGCTGCCGATCCGGCCGGATCAGGCCTACCGGATCGGTCTGGCCCCGGTTGGACGGGCGCATGGCGCACCCGCCGCGACGGTGTTCGTCGATCCCTGGACCGCGCAGGTCGCCGAGGTTCGCGATCCGGCCGGTTACAGTGCCGGCGAGACGGTGATGGCGTGGCAGCGCCCGCTGCATGCCGGCGAGGGTCTGGGACCGCTGTGGAAATGGGCGGTCTTCCTGTCCGGGATTTCGCCGCCGCTGTTCGCCGTCACCGGCACGCTGATGTGGTGGCTGAAGCGCAAGGCCCGCCGGGGCAAGGACGCCGAGCGCGCGGCGGCACTGGCGGCGGGGTGA
- a CDS encoding PepSY-associated TM helix domain-containing protein has protein sequence MANASKPRSQRPWYRTLQTVHLWVGLILCLPLVVLGITGSILVVDEELRGLTGDAPAIADGPMQPVSAILAAARAAAPAGTQPGFLVLPDEPGHPATVRLVTARERGGERLQGAQPGAPQAPQQGPVGMLAIDPVSLALVGAPIRPRPPAASCARCTCCTAIC, from the coding sequence ATGGCCAACGCCAGCAAGCCGCGCAGCCAGCGCCCGTGGTACCGTACGCTTCAGACCGTCCATCTGTGGGTCGGGCTGATCCTCTGCCTTCCGCTGGTCGTCCTCGGCATCACCGGATCGATCCTGGTGGTGGACGAGGAGTTGCGTGGCCTGACCGGCGATGCGCCGGCCATTGCCGACGGGCCGATGCAGCCGGTCTCCGCCATCCTGGCTGCCGCCCGCGCCGCCGCACCGGCTGGGACGCAGCCGGGCTTTCTGGTCCTGCCGGACGAGCCCGGCCATCCTGCGACCGTCCGTCTGGTCACCGCGCGCGAGCGCGGAGGGGAACGGCTGCAAGGGGCGCAACCGGGTGCGCCGCAAGCGCCGCAGCAGGGGCCGGTCGGCATGCTGGCCATCGACCCGGTGTCGCTGGCGCTGGTGGGGGCGCCGATCCGGCCCAGGCCTCCGGCGGCTTCCTGCGCACGGTGCACCTGCTGCACGGCAATCTGCTGA
- a CDS encoding energy transducer TonB — translation MSAAFDHGIVDWSAGDDERPARGAFRWGGALMLALGVHAAAGVAMVAWHVPVTRSEAEPPAVLLELAPLPVTPPEPPPAIDIPLPEPMPEPVIEPPPPEPEPVVEEPPPPPEPPPVVEPEVVLPKPPPEPPKPKPEVKKEAPKPKPEKPKPPRPVVAQPVQQAPVAAPPAPAPAPAAAAPAPSRAVPTWQGRLLSHLERHKRYPRAAQARRQEGVAQVRFVIDREGNVLSVQLDRSSGVSALDEETVEMVRRASPLPAPPEEMAKDRIELVVPVQFFIR, via the coding sequence ATGAGCGCCGCCTTCGACCACGGCATTGTCGACTGGTCGGCCGGGGACGACGAACGGCCGGCGCGCGGGGCATTCCGCTGGGGTGGCGCCCTGATGCTGGCGCTGGGCGTCCATGCCGCGGCCGGTGTCGCGATGGTCGCCTGGCATGTGCCGGTCACGCGATCGGAGGCTGAACCGCCGGCCGTGCTGCTGGAACTCGCCCCGCTGCCGGTCACCCCGCCTGAACCGCCGCCGGCCATCGACATTCCCTTGCCGGAACCGATGCCGGAGCCGGTGATCGAACCGCCGCCACCCGAGCCCGAACCGGTCGTGGAGGAACCGCCCCCGCCGCCGGAGCCGCCTCCCGTGGTCGAGCCGGAGGTCGTGCTGCCCAAGCCTCCGCCCGAACCGCCGAAGCCCAAGCCCGAGGTGAAGAAGGAAGCGCCGAAGCCGAAGCCGGAGAAACCGAAACCGCCGCGCCCGGTGGTGGCCCAGCCGGTGCAGCAGGCTCCGGTGGCGGCCCCGCCCGCTCCGGCGCCCGCTCCTGCCGCCGCGGCACCTGCGCCCAGCCGGGCGGTGCCGACATGGCAGGGCCGGCTGCTGAGCCATCTGGAACGGCACAAGCGTTACCCGCGCGCCGCCCAGGCCCGCCGGCAGGAGGGTGTCGCCCAGGTCCGCTTCGTCATCGATCGCGAGGGGAATGTGCTGTCGGTCCAGCTCGACCGCAGTTCCGGCGTCAGCGCGCTGGATGAGGAGACGGTGGAGATGGTGCGCCGCGCCTCCCCCCTGCCGGCCCCGCCGGAGGAGATGGCGAAGGACCGCATCGAGCTGGTGGTTCCGGTCCAGTTCTTCATCCGCTGA
- the exbD gene encoding TonB system transport protein ExbD — protein MGARLGSGNDDDLTETHEINVTPFIDVVLVLLIIFMVAAPLATVDVPVDLPASTATPTPRPDKPLFLTIQADKTLSLGETTTTREALGTALDAATHGDKTQRVFLRADKTVDYGALTEVMNSLRAAGYLKIGLVGLETAPAP, from the coding sequence ATGGGTGCGCGCCTCGGCTCCGGCAACGACGATGATCTGACCGAAACCCATGAGATCAACGTCACGCCCTTCATCGACGTCGTCCTCGTCCTGCTGATCATCTTCATGGTCGCGGCCCCGCTGGCGACGGTTGACGTTCCGGTCGACCTGCCGGCCTCCACAGCGACGCCGACGCCACGGCCGGACAAACCGCTGTTCCTGACCATCCAGGCCGACAAGACGCTGTCGCTGGGCGAGACCACGACGACCAGGGAGGCTCTGGGCACGGCACTGGACGCCGCCACCCATGGCGACAAGACCCAGCGCGTCTTCCTGCGCGCCGACAAGACGGTGGATTACGGTGCGCTGACCGAGGTGATGAACAGCCTGCGCGCCGCCGGTTACCTGAAGATCGGCCTCGTCGGGCTGGAAACGGCGCCCGCCCCATGA
- the exbB gene encoding tonB-system energizer ExbB, with amino-acid sequence MPTSYRHRPVLAAMFAGAGMLMAGAVRAQEAAAPAAAMPSVGPSVGPVAGPGVAQGAAQGVPDAAAALASLPHDLSPWGMFMTASPVVQAVMVGLALASVVTWTIAIAKTVELSSAKRKARAALAMLEDSRSLSQAAERVGFSQGTAGMLIRAVVAETHLSADAPSRDGLMDRAASRLERIEAAAGRRMARGTGILATIGSTGPFIGLFGTVWGIMTSFIGISKAQTTNLAVVAPGIAEALLATAIGLVAAIPAVVVYNACSRAIGGHKAQLTDASAAVLRLLSRDIDRHALPRPHAVQGHAVPGHGVQSHGVQGHGNSRAAE; translated from the coding sequence ATGCCGACATCGTATCGCCACCGTCCTGTCCTGGCCGCCATGTTCGCCGGCGCCGGGATGCTGATGGCCGGCGCCGTCCGGGCGCAGGAGGCCGCCGCGCCGGCCGCCGCCATGCCGTCGGTGGGGCCGTCGGTGGGGCCGGTAGCGGGGCCGGGGGTGGCGCAAGGGGCGGCGCAGGGCGTGCCGGACGCTGCGGCGGCGCTCGCCTCCCTGCCGCACGACCTGTCGCCCTGGGGCATGTTCATGACGGCCAGCCCCGTGGTGCAGGCGGTGATGGTCGGTCTGGCGCTCGCCTCGGTCGTCACCTGGACCATCGCCATCGCCAAGACGGTGGAGCTGTCGTCCGCCAAGCGCAAGGCGCGGGCGGCGCTGGCGATGCTGGAGGACTCCCGCTCGCTGTCGCAGGCGGCGGAGCGGGTCGGTTTCAGCCAGGGCACGGCGGGGATGCTGATCCGCGCGGTGGTGGCGGAGACCCATCTGTCGGCCGACGCGCCGTCGCGCGACGGGCTGATGGACCGTGCGGCCTCGCGGCTGGAGCGGATCGAGGCGGCGGCCGGCCGGCGCATGGCGCGCGGCACCGGCATCCTCGCCACCATCGGCTCGACCGGTCCCTTCATCGGCCTGTTCGGGACGGTGTGGGGCATCATGACCAGCTTCATCGGCATCTCCAAGGCGCAGACCACCAACCTCGCCGTCGTGGCGCCGGGCATCGCCGAGGCGCTGCTGGCGACCGCCATCGGCCTGGTCGCCGCCATCCCGGCGGTGGTGGTCTACAATGCGTGCAGCCGCGCCATCGGCGGGCACAAGGCGCAGTTGACCGACGCGTCGGCCGCCGTGCTGCGCCTGCTGAGCCGCGACATCGACCGCCACGCCCTGCCGCGGCCTCATGCGGTGCAGGGCCATGCCGTGCCGGGCCATGGTGTCCAGAGCCATGGTGTTCAGGGCCACGGCAATTCCCGTGCGGCGGAGTGA
- a CDS encoding SDR family NAD(P)-dependent oxidoreductase gives MDGTEAGSNGVTWITGAGSGIGRALAIHLATGGASVALSSRTVEDLTAAVQLVPDRMRMFPLDVTDRKATAATVEAIESRLGPIDRAVLNAGTHIPMSLEDFSADTARRLLEVNYMGVVHGLEALLPRMRARGRGQVAVVASVAGYRGLPTAAAYGPTKAALINLCESLKPDCDRAGIKLQLVCPGFVDTPLTARNRFSMPDLMAVEDAARELAEGLDGDRFEISFPRRFTRKLKLARCLPYRLYFPLVRKATGT, from the coding sequence ATGGATGGTACGGAGGCCGGCTCGAACGGCGTTACCTGGATCACCGGGGCCGGCAGCGGCATCGGCCGGGCGCTGGCGATCCATCTCGCCACGGGCGGGGCTTCGGTCGCGCTGTCCTCCCGAACGGTCGAGGATCTGACGGCCGCCGTTCAACTGGTGCCCGACCGCATGCGGATGTTCCCGCTGGACGTGACGGACCGCAAGGCGACCGCCGCCACTGTCGAAGCGATAGAAAGCCGGCTGGGACCAATCGACCGGGCGGTGCTGAACGCCGGCACCCACATCCCGATGTCGCTGGAGGATTTCTCCGCCGACACCGCCCGCCGGCTGCTGGAGGTCAATTACATGGGCGTCGTCCATGGGCTGGAGGCGCTGCTGCCGCGCATGCGGGCGCGGGGACGCGGGCAGGTGGCGGTGGTCGCCTCGGTCGCCGGATACCGCGGCCTGCCGACGGCGGCGGCCTATGGCCCGACCAAGGCGGCGCTGATCAACCTGTGCGAATCGCTGAAGCCCGACTGCGATCGTGCCGGGATCAAGCTGCAACTGGTCTGCCCCGGCTTCGTCGACACGCCGCTGACCGCCCGCAACCGCTTTTCCATGCCGGACCTGATGGCGGTGGAGGACGCGGCCCGCGAACTGGCCGAGGGGCTTGACGGCGACCGCTTCGAGATCAGCTTCCCCCGGCGCTTCACCCGCAAGCTGAAGCTGGCGCGCTGCCTGCCCTATCGGCTTTATTTCCCCCTGGTGCGCAAGGCGACGGGAACATGA
- a CDS encoding nuclear transport factor 2 family protein: MTDDPRNAGLEAWAQFFETLSHDRLDRLPALTVPEVRFRDPFNDAHGRDAVRAVLVHTLDGCRDLRFTVTHRLFAADLAILRWRFEATVTGIGRLDVIGTSEVRQAADGRVAEHIDHWDSGEHVYLRLPLLGAPLRLIRRRLGAFPPD, encoded by the coding sequence ATGACGGACGATCCGCGGAACGCCGGGCTGGAGGCCTGGGCCCAATTCTTCGAGACGCTCAGCCATGACAGGCTGGACCGGCTGCCGGCGCTGACGGTGCCGGAAGTGCGCTTCCGCGACCCCTTCAACGACGCCCATGGCCGCGACGCGGTGCGCGCGGTGCTGGTCCACACGCTGGACGGCTGCCGCGACCTGCGCTTCACCGTCACCCACCGGCTGTTCGCCGCCGATCTGGCGATCCTGCGCTGGCGCTTCGAGGCAACGGTGACCGGCATCGGCCGCCTGGACGTGATCGGCACCAGCGAGGTGCGGCAGGCCGCCGACGGTCGGGTGGCCGAACACATCGACCATTGGGATTCCGGCGAGCACGTCTATCTGCGCCTGCCGCTGCTGGGCGCGCCCTTGCGCCTCATTCGGCGGCGGCTGGGCGCCTTTCCGCCGGATTGA
- a CDS encoding DUF3833 domain-containing protein encodes MKIEDFAGRTPELRIEEYFAGRTHAWGVFEDRFGTLRRSFTVEIDGRWDGRELMLDERFVYADGETDRRVWRIARTGDGLYEGRADDVIGTASGRSVGNALNWTYEMALKVGGDRWRVRFDDWMWLQPGDALINRANVYRWGLWIGTVSLFFLPEGRLALPEAVNPAERRPAAAE; translated from the coding sequence ATGAAGATTGAGGATTTCGCCGGCCGGACGCCCGAGTTGCGGATCGAGGAGTATTTCGCCGGGCGCACCCATGCCTGGGGGGTGTTCGAGGACCGGTTCGGCACGCTGCGCCGCAGCTTCACCGTCGAAATCGACGGCCGGTGGGACGGCCGGGAGCTGATGCTGGACGAACGCTTCGTCTATGCCGACGGCGAGACCGACCGCCGGGTCTGGCGCATCGCCAGGACCGGCGACGGCCTCTATGAGGGGCGGGCCGACGATGTGATCGGCACGGCGTCCGGTCGGTCGGTCGGCAATGCGCTGAACTGGACCTACGAGATGGCGCTGAAGGTCGGTGGCGACCGCTGGCGCGTGCGGTTCGACGACTGGATGTGGCTGCAACCCGGCGATGCGCTGATCAACCGGGCCAATGTCTATCGCTGGGGGCTGTGGATCGGCACGGTCAGCCTGTTCTTCCTGCCCGAAGGCCGGCTGGCGCTGCCGGAGGCCGTCAATCCGGCGGAAAGGCGCCCAGCCGCCGCCGAATGA